The region ATCAAGTGTATAATATGCTTCTTGTTGTCCATAAGTACTTAAAATATCACTTGTATTAAGCCTATTAGCATCAAGAACTGCTAAACCCTTTAAAGCTTTTTCAATATCAAGTATGCCCTGCCCAAAAAGAGCTTCTTTACTAACACTACGCACAGCCTCATAGCCTTGCATAGGAGTATGATTTGTAATAAGATTATTTGTAATATTATCAGCCTCAGTTGAAGAATACCCAGCACTTTGTAAATCCGCCTTAATCCTAGCAATATCAGTGGCATTTGGGGCATTAGCTGTATCGATATAAATGATAGTATAATACACTTTTTGTGAAATAGTTGTTTCTTTTACAGTGAGCTTTGGGGCTTCATAGTCTTTATTTGCAGTGCTTAAAAGCACATCAGCAATTTGCTTTCCATTTAAAAAGCTAAATTTTTGAGCCACTAAAGCAGCTGCTCCACTAACCATAGGTGCAGCCATGGAAGTTCCACTTTTTACTGCGTATAAGCTTTGTCCAGAGCTTGCAAAATTTGAGTTGACATTACTCACACCTGTTCCTGGTGCGACTAGAGAAAAATTTTCAGCTCCTAAAAGAGCATTACTATATGATGCTAAGCCTTTAGCTGAAACCTCAAGCTTTCCACTTGTGGCATTTTTACTCACAAAAGGCGAATCCAAAGCTCCAACTACAAGATAACTTCTTATCTCCTCATCATAACGAGGTATCATGCCATTAAGTCCAGCACTTATAATACCCTCATTTCCAGCAGCAAAAACAGATAAAACTTTTTGATCCTTAGCAAGATCGGCTAGCTGTTTTGTATTTGGGCTATTTCCATAAGCTGTATTAAGAAAAAATTGTGGATTTTGAGTAATAATACTTGCATCATATTTATCCACATTCACACCAGCAACAGGGTAATAAGAGCTATTCCAGCTGTTGTTAATGATCTTGATATTTTTATCTTTGAAATAATTATACACATCAGGAGCTGTCATTGTGCTTGAACCTGTGCTACTTCCAAAACTTTGCACCCCATACATCTGTGCTTCATAAGCTACTCCATGAGGATCACTTGCTCCTGTGCGTTTTGCAAGGATAATACCAGCTACATGACTTCCATGAGTATCCACGCTAAAATCAGGTGTGTAATTTTGTCCACTTGCTAAGGTAGAATAAATTTGACCCAAAACCTGACCTTGCAAACTTGGGTGTTGATCATTAAAAGCTGAATCAATTACACCAACAACAACACCTTTTCCTGTAATGCCTTGGGTGTATGCACTCTCTGAATTAATCAACTCAGCATCATTTAAAGCAAAAAGTTTCACACTACACAATAAAAAAATAAATAAAGATATTTTTCTCATCAAAAACCTCATAAACTAAGCTTGAAAAGCTAATATCGTCCTTTGCGGAAAATGATTTATAAAACAAGGGATAAGATTATAGGATAAATTATGTAAAAAATACATTAATCAGCTCTATTTTTGCATGAAAATTTTGAAAAAATATACCATTTTTTAAGCTTTAAGAAATTATTTTTTGCTAAAATCGCTCAATCATTTTTAAATTTTAAGGATTTTTTTTGCTTGAGTTTAGCCCTTTAAAGCAAGAATTTAAAGAATATCAGTCTTATTATTTAAAGCATTTTTTAAAACAGGGTTCTTTTAGCCTTTATCATTCAAAAGAGATTGATAAACTCATTAAAAAAGCATTTCATATCCTTTTGGAAGATTTTTTTGAAGATTTTTTTGAAGATTTCTTACCTGAAAATATACCCCTTTGTATCATCGCAACAAAACAATATAGTGATTTTAAACTTTGTGCAAATGAAGCTATTAACTTACTTTTTATTTATAAGGATATCAAGGGTTTTAATGTAAAACCTATGATCAAAGCCTTGATTTCTGCTCTTAATGATCTTGATCTTGTTATACAAGCTCAAATTTGTGAACTCAACGGACTTTTAAGCAAAAATGCTCATGAACTAGATATCTTGGGGACTCGTTATTTATGTGGATCAAAATATCTTTTTAAGAATGCTAAAGAAAAATTTAAACTTATTTTGGATTCTAAAAAAAATGAATACGCTTTAAATTTATTTGAGTATTTTCAAAGTAATCATGTGCCTTTTATTAAGCAAGAATTTAGTATACAAAGGGATTTTGGCGGTCTAAATGACTATGCAAATTTAGATTCTTTACTCGCACTTTTTAAGGACAGCCCAAAAAACTACGCACTTCATTTTATCAGCGAAAAAGAACTTAGCGAGCTAAGACTTGCTATGGATTTTTTGCTTTCCTTAAAATCAGCAATGAATATCCAAAGCAAAAAAGATACTGATACCCTATTTTTAAGTGAGCTTGATGAGCTTTGCACACTTATGCAAAAAAAGGATAAAAAGAATTTGGACGCTAAGGAAAGTTTACTCAAAAAAGCTATGCAAAGCCTGCATTGTGTGGGAATTTATACTCATTTTTTAGCTCAAAAAATTAAGGAGAAAAATTACAAAACCGATTTTAAGATCATTAACGAAAATTTCACCGAAAAAAATGGTCTTTTAGCTACAAATAAAAATTTTACTTCTTTAAAATCAGCCTTAAAAGCCTTGCTAGAACTTGAGGATAAAGATTATCAAATCGATATGAGTTTAATTTTTGCACTAAAAAGAATAAAAATCAACAAGAAAAATTTAGAAGAAAGCTTGAGCGAATTTAAACAAATTTTTTATAAAAAACATAGCTTTACGATCTTAAAAGCTCTTTTAGATAGCTCTTTGCTTGAAATTTTATGCAAGCCCTTTTACGAAACAAGATTTTTGCTTGATGAAGAGCATGTTTTAAGTCGCGATGAAAATGCTCTTTTATGCTTGCAAGAATTTGAAAGAAGTTTTGATGAATTTGAGGAATTAAAGTCTTTAAACGAAGATGAACGAGCTGTTGCGAAGCTCAGTATTTTTATGAGTGCCATTGAAGAAGAAAATGAAATTTCCTTAGCAAATATTTACAGAGCCTATGCTTTAAAACTTGACATAAAAGGTGATATTTTAGAATTTGGCTTAAAACTTTTTAAAAATTTCAAACTTATGAAAGATATTATCTTAAAAGAAGATATTTATAATGAAACCATTATTTTTAACCTTATCTCAAGACTTGAAAAACCAAAGTATCTTAAAATTTTATATATACTCACCCTCATTAATGCAAGAGCTTTGCAAGATAAAAACCACTTCTTTTATAAAAGTCTTGATACACTGCTTGCAAATGCCAAGGAGGGCTTTTTAGACGAGAGCTTTTTAGATGAGAGTCAAAGAAGGGTTAAAAAAGAACAAACCCTTAAGCGAAGCAAGGTATTTTTGGAAGCAAACACGCTTTTGCAAGATAAAATCACGCACATAAAATCAAATCTTTTCTTTATAAAAAATTCCTTTGAAGATATCGTTAAAATCGCCAAAATCGCACAAGAAAATGAATTTAAATTCTGGTTTAACAACGATAAAAATCTTATTTTTGAAATGTGTGCAAACTCAAAGCTTGATTTAGAAAACATTTTACAAGCCTTAAGTCATCTAAATCTTATTTTTATGAGCTTTTTTCCACTTTTTGATGATAAATTTTATTTGAAATTTGAGTATGATAATATCATTTCAAATGAGCAAAAAGAAAGGCTTGAAAGCCTTTTAAGCTCAAATTTACAAAGCAAAACAAAAGCAAAGCTTAAAAAACCAAATATTAAAAAAGATGAGCTAAAATTTGACTTTGAGTATTCTAAAACTTATGTCAAGCTTAATCTTAATACCAAAGATGAGCAAGGTTTAATGGCGTATTTGATGAGCGTTTTTAATGAATTTGAGCTTATTTTAAGTGCGGCTAAAATCCAAACCATAAGGCAAAGAACCAGAAATACCTTTTATTTTCTAAAAACGCCAAATTTAATAGAAAATGAAGAAAAAATTTTAAAAACCCTAATAAGTGAGTAAAAAATGTGTGGAATCGTAGGCTACATAGGCAAAAAAGAAAAAAAATCCTTGATCATAAACGGACTTAAAGAGCTTGAATACAGAGGCTATGATAGTGCCGGCTTAGCCGTGCTTAAAGATGAGGAGCTAAGCTTTTTTAAGGCTGTGGGCAAGCTAAATAATCTTGCAAACAAATGCGAAAACTTTGAAAGCAATGGGCTTGGACTTGCCATAGGACACACAAGATGGGCAACGCATGGAAAGCCAAATGAGATCAACGCACACCCACATTTAGGGCAGTATTCTTGCGTGATACATAATGGAATCATTGAAAATTACAAAGAGCTTAAAGAAAAGCTTGAAAAAGAGGGCGTGAGCTTTTTAAGCCAGACTGATACTGAGGTTATCGTGGCACTTTTTGAGCATTATGCAAAAAATTTAGAGGCTTGGCAGGCTTTTGAAAAATGCGTGCATGAGCTAAGGGGTGCTTTTGCCATACTTTTAATCAGCAAAAAAGATAAGGAAAAGATTTTCTTTGCTAAAAACGCCGCACCTTTGATCGTGGGGAAAAACGCTCAAAATGAGCTTTTCTTTTCCTCAGGCGATGCACCTTTGATAGGGCACTGTGAAGATGTGATTTATCTTGAAGATCTTAGTTTTGGCTATGCAAGCAAAGATGAGCTAACAATCTATGAAAATAACAAGCTTAAAACCCCTGTTTTTACTAAACTACCTCAAGATAAAAGCTATGCTCAAAAGGACGGCTTTCGCTTTTTTATGGAAAAAGAAATTTATGAACAAAGCCGTGTTTTAAGCGAGGTTTTAATGGGGCGAGTTGAGGGAGGTGAGATCGTTTTTGATGAGCTTAAAGATGAAAATTTAAAAGAGCTTAGCGAAATCACGCTTTGTGCTTGTGGGACGAGCTATCACGCAGCCCTTGCTAGTGCTTATTTGTTTGAAAGGGTGGCTAAGGTCAAAACCAAGGTTGAAATCGCAAGCGAGTTTCGCTATAAAGACGCCTTAATCACGCCAAATTCGCTTTTCATCGTCATTTCTCAAAGTGGGGAAACTGCTGATACCCTTGAAGCTCTTAAAATCGCCAAGCAAAAAGGAGCAAAAACCTTTGCCATTTGCAATGTGGATAATTCAAGCATAGTCCGCCTTGCTCATCTTAGCATACTAACCCGTGCTGGCATTGAAAAAGGCGTGGCTTCAACTAAGGCTTTTGCTTCTCAAATGCTTACCTTGTGGGCTATTTCTTTATATATCGCTAAAGAAAAGGGCTTTGATATACATGAACATTTGCAAGCACTTTTACACACTCCAAATGTAGTTGTGGTCTCGCCTACCTTGCACGAAAGGATAAGAAGGCTTAGCAAACGCTATCTTGATGGGCATGGCTTTTTTTTCATAGGGCGAGATGTCTTTTATCCTCTTGCCTTAGAAGGAGCTTTAAAGCTTAAGGAGCTTTCTTATTTGCATGCAGAAGGTTATGCAAGCGGGGAGATGAAGCACGGACCTATAGCCCTAGCTGATAGCAAGCTTTATACCATAGCTTTGATGCCCCAGCATCTGCTTTATGAAAAGGTCAAATCAAATGTAGAAGAGCTTATCGCAAGGGATTCAACCCTGCTTTGTATATCTGCTCTTGATTTTGATCTTAGTGATGATCTTATTAAAATCAATCCGCAAAAGCACTATATGAATGAGTTTTTTGAGATGATGCTTGTTTTACAGCTCTTAGCTCTTGAAATTTCTATAAGACTTGGAAATGATGTAGATATGCCACGAAATTTAGCCAAAAGCGTAACAGTAGAATAGTTATACCAAAAGCATTGCATCCCCGTAAGAATAAAAGCGGTATTTTTCTTTGATAGCTTCTTCGTAAAGCTCAAGGGTTTTTTTCCTGCCTATAAAAGAAGCTACAAGCATGATCAAACTTGTTTTTGGAAGGTGGAAATTAGTCAGCAAATGATTTACTCTTAAGGGTTTATTAAAGGGATTTAAAAAAAGATCACACCAGCCTTTTTCAAGCTTTGTTCTTACAAAATACTCAATAGCTCTGGTTGTGGTCGTTCCCACACAAAGCATAGGCTCTTTGCTTTTTATAAGCTCTATTAGCTTTTTTTCTAGCTCATAAGCTTCTTTGTGCATAAAATGATCTTTGATATTTTCACACTCAACACCTTTAAAGGTCCCAGCTCCAACATGCAAGGTTAAGGTATAAAAATCATGATTTTTAGCTAGTTTTTTTAAAATTTTTTCATCAAAATGAAGGCTTGCCGTTGGTGCAGCCACAGCTCCTAAATTTTTAGCAAAAATGCTTTGATAATCTTTTTCATCGTCCTTTTCATCAGCTCTTTTTATGTAAGGAGGCAAGGGGATATGCCCTATTTTTTCAAGCAAGGAAAAAACTTCACTATCCTTTAAAAAAAGCTCATTTTTAATAAAACGAACCACCCTTGTGCCGTCCTCATTGAGCTTTAAAATTTTTATTTTTATCCCCTTTTCAAGATCTAAAAAATCCCCCTTTTTAACTCTGCCCTTGATTTGAACTAAAAACTCATTTTGGCTTAAATTTTTGTGAAAAAAAAGCTCACAAAGCTTGCCACTTGGCTTTTTTGCGAAAATCCTTGCTTTAATAACCTTAGTATCATTAAAAATAATGGCACAGTTTGGCAAAAAATCTTGCAAATATTTAAATTTAGTATGAATGATCTTATCCTTGCTTCTTTCGTAAATCAAAAGCCTAGTTTGTTCTTTATCTTCTAAGGGCTTTGAGGCTATAAGTTCTTTTGGCAAAAAATAATCATAATTTTTTAAAAACAAATCCTCATTCATTTGTATCTTGCTCTAAATTTTCATCATCTTCTTTTGAAGCTGGATTGACCTTTTTAGCAACAAAAATAGAAATTCCATAAAGTAAGCACAAAGGTCCTGCCATGAGAAGCTGAGAAAGCACATCAGGAGGGGTCATAAAGGCTGCAAAGATGAAAATAACCAAAATCGCTACCCTAAAATGCCTTTTTAGCATAGCATCATTTACAAGTCCGAGTTTTGCAAGGAAAAAAGTGATAATGGGAAGTTCAAAGCCAAGCCCAAAAGCTAGCATAAGCTTGATTAAAAAGTCTATGTAAGGAGCTATGGTGATATTTGGGTTTAGATTATGTGCTTGTCCAAAAACAACAAAAAAATCAAAAGCCATAGGCACAGCGATAAAATAACAAAAGCTAGCCCCTAATAAAAACATAATACTAGCACACACAACAAAGGGAACTACTAGTCTTTTTTCATTATCATAAAGTCCGGGTGCTACAAATTTCCAAAACTGCCAAAAAATCACAGGCATAGAAAGTAAAAAAGCTGTAAAAAAACTTACTTTAACAGCGTTAAAAAAGGGTTCTGTAAGCTCGATAAAATTGACTTGATTTGCACCCTGAGGCAAAACGCGTTCAAGTGGGAGGGTAAGGATTTTCGTGATATATTCATTAAAACCAAAGCACGCAAAAAACAGCACAAAAACGCAAGCCACAGAGATAAAAAGTCTTTTTCTAAGTTCGACTAGATGAGGTTTTAATTCTTCAAACATTTTGATTTTCCGTTTTATTTTGAGATGATGAATCTAAATTTGACACAAGTTTAGGCTTATCCCGGGTGTTTGAGGAAGCTAAATTTTCGGTGTTTATCTCACTTTTAGGCTCTTCTTTTTGACCTAGTTCTTTAAGGTCTTGAGCGATTTCTTCTAAGCTCGTATCAATGGCTTTTTTTTCTTTTAAGATATTTTCTTTTAGTTCATCAAATTCTTCAAAACTCAATTTTTTTCTTATGTTTTGATTGTATTCGCTCATTTCATCTTTATACTTTTTCGCCTCTTCTTTTAGTTCGCTTATACGCAACTCTTTTTCTATGCTTTCCTTTGCATCATCAACTTGTCTTTTTAATGCTCTTAAAATTTTAGCAATCTGCACGGCTGTACTTGGCAATTTTTCAGGTCCAAGCACCAAAATCGCCACAACCAAAATGACAATAATCTCGCCCATACTCATATTTTTTCCTTTTAAAGCTCTCATTTTACTAAAAAATGTTTTAAATTTAGCTTTGCAAAAAAAGCACCAGCTCATCAGCTAATAAAAAATTTTTATTAAAAAAACTCCCCCTTTTAAACTCAAGCTTTTTTTCTTCTAAAAGCAAATTTGCCCTTTGTAAGGTGCTTTCATCAAGCCTTGCTTTTTTGATGCCAACACAGCTTCTAAGCCCTAAAAATAAATGTTCTAAATTTAAATCTTGCTTGCTTAAAAGCTCCTTACTTCTAAACAAAGGCTCTTTGATATAGGCTTTTAAATTAGGCCTTGTGTAAAAGCGAGCATTTTCATAAAAACTAACCCCAGAAAGCCCACAAGCAAGATAGTTTTTACCCTGCCAATAAGCAAGATTATGCTTGCATTTAAAGCCTTTTTTGCAAAAATTGCTGATTTCATATTGCTTAAAGCCAAGTTTTTCAAGCTCTTTTATGAAAAATGAAGCTAAAAGGGGGGCATTTTTTTTAAATTTAGGCCTTTTAGCAAAGGCTGTATTTTTTTCTATACTTAAAGAATAAGCACTGACATGAGTTAAAAAATCAAGCTTTGAAAGCTCTTTAAGCTCAAATTCAAGCATTTTTTTATCATCAAGCTTGGTATCATAAATAAGATCGATATTAAGATTTTTAAATCCAGCCTTTAAGGCATTTTCAAAGGCTTTAAAAATTTGCTTTGAGCTGTGAATGCGTCCTAAAAAATGAAGCTTTTTTTCATTAAAGCTTTGAGCTCCAAAAGAAAGGCGGTTTAGCCCAAGCTCTTTCATCTTTTTAAGCCAGTTAAAACTAGCCGAGCTTGGATTTGCCTCGCTTGTAAGCTCACATTTTGAAGCTAAAAAGGGTTGTAAAAAATCAAAAATCCTTTCAAAATGCCTTGCCTTAACACAGCTTGGCGTGCCTCCTCCTATGAAAAGGGTGGTGATTTTTTCTTTTTCAAAAAGGCTTTTTTTAGAAATTAAATCCTTTAAAAGTGCGTCCATATAGGCTTTTTCATCTTTAAGCCTTAAGGAGGTAAAGGCACAGTAATGACACTTGCTCTCACAAAAGGGTATGTGTAAATATAAATGCAAGTTCTCTCCTTTTTGCCTTAAAAGTTCAAATTTTAATCAAAATTTGATTTGAAATAAGTTAAAATAGCATTCATTTTTTGGTAAACTTTGGAAAAAGACTATGGAAAAGGAAAAAAAATACAGAGCAAATGTTGCTGCAATAGTGCTTTCAAATAAATATCCTTTTGAATGTCGTATTCTTCTTGGAGAAAGAAGCGATATGAAAGGTATTTGGCAGCTTCCTCAAGGTGGTATTGATAAGGGAGAGGACGCAAAGAAAGCACTTTTTAGAGAGCTTAAAGAAGAAATAGGCACAGATGAGGTTGAGATCATCAGCTCTTATCCTGAATGGCTTTACTATGATTTTCCTGCAAATGCAAAGGCAAAGATGTATCCTTATGATGGACAAAAACAAAAATATTTTTTAGTTAGACTAAAAGATAAGGCGAAAATTGATATACATACTAAAGATGCGGAATTTAGTGCCTATGAGTTTGTAAATTTAAAAAAATTCTTTGAGGTTGTCAATCACTTCAAAAAACCCCTTTATAGTAAGGTGATTAAACATTTTCAAGAGAAAGGTTACATATAATGCTGATAGTTCAAAAATACGGCGGAACAAGTGTAGGCTCTTTAGAACGCATTGAAGAAGTTGCTAAACGCGTGATCGAGACCAAAAAAAAGGGTTGTTCGCTTGTAGTTGTCGTTTCTGCGATGAGTGGGGTTACAAATGAGTTAATTGACGAGGCACATTATTTTAGTCAATTTCCAAACCCAAAAGATATGGATTTACTTTTAAGTAGCGGAGAAAGGGTTACCTCAGCACTTTTATCAATCGCTTTAAATGATAAAGGCTATAAGGCTATGGCTTTTTCTGGAAGAAAAGCCGGTATCATCACAGACAGCGTTTTTACAAAGGCTAAAATCCAATACATTCATACAAAAAATATAGAGCAAGCCTTAAAAGAAGATATGATTGTTGTTGTAGCAGGTTTTCAAGGCATAGATGAAAATGGCGAAGTAACTACTCTTGGACGGGGAGGAAGTGATCTTAGTGCTGTTGCCTTGGCTGGAGCTTTAAAGGCTGATTTGTGTGAAATTTACACCGATGTAGACGGAGTTTATACAACTGATCCACGCATAGAACCAAAGGCAAAAAAGCTTGATAAGATCTCCTATGAAGAAATGTTAGAGCTTGCTAGTCTTGGAGCTAAAGTGCTTCAAAACCGCTCTGTAGAGCTTGCAAAAAAACTAAGCGTAAATTTGGTAACAAGAAGTAGTTTTAATCAAAACGAAGGAACAATGATAGCAAAGGAAGATGAAATAATGGAAAAAGCTTTAGTTAGTGGGATAGCCCTTGATAAAAATCAAGCAAGAGTAACTCTAAGAGATATAGAAGATAAACCGGGCATTGCGGCAGAAATTTTTTCAAGCCTAGCAGAACAAAATATCAATGTGGACATGATTATTCAAAATGTAGGTCGAGATGGAACGACAAATTTAGGTTTTACTGTGCCACAAAATGAGCTTGAACTTGCAAAAAAAAGTGTTCAAAATATCTTATCATCAAAATCTGTTATAGAAACAGATGATGAGATTGTCAAGGTTTCTATCGTTGGTGTAGGTATGAAATCGCATTCAGGTGTTGCTTCAGCTGCTTTTAGAAGCCTAGCTAATGAGGGGATTAATATAGAAATGATTTCCACAAGCGAGATTAAAATTTCTATGATAGTACACGAAAAATACGGGGAACTAGCCGTTCGTGCCTTACATAGCGTCTATGAGCTTGATAAATAATGCAAGATTTTTTACAATTTACCCTAGAAAATATAAGAGCAGGTGGCACTTTTATGTCCTGGCTTGAAAAAAGGCGTTTAGAATGGGCGCCTTTGATCGCAGCAAGACTAAGGCTTTTGATCGAGGGCAAGAGTTTTATTTTGATTTGTGATAGTGAGCGTTCATGGTATGAAGAGTATTTTTTAAAAAATATCAACGCAAAATCAAACCGCCCCTTAGTGCCTATATTTTCCCTTTCTAGCCTTTGTAATAAAAATATTCAAAGCAAAGAAGATATCCTTTTGCTTAATGATCTCTTAGATGTAGCTTTTCCTAATGGTTTTGTATATTTTTATATAGGAAGTGGTTTGGATAAAAAATCAAATATCGCTAAATCAAAAGATGATAGTCTTTTATGGGTTTTTGATGAGGAGCTTCAAAATAGCTTTTATCTCAGCTCAAAAGATGAAAATTTAGACGAAAAGCTTATTTCTATGTATAAACTTTTTGATAAAAGTTTGGAGGCTATTTTATTTTCCAAGGTTAGCATTTGAACTTTTTAAGCAAAATTTTAATCAGTAATGATTTTGAGGGCGTAAAAGAAAAAATGCTCCAAGAATTTCAAGCTAAAAATTTGCGTTTTATCCCAAAAGAGCCTAAAGATGAGTTTTTGATTGATGATGCAAGAGAGGTTCAAAAAGAAAGCTATATAGCAGAAACAGATGAAAAAATCATCATCATCATGGCAAATTCCTTTAGAGTAGAAGCTCAAAATTTCTTGCTCAAGCTCTTTGAAGAACCGCCAAAAAATATCAAATTTTTACTCGTAGCTCCTTCAAAAAATTTACTTTTACCCACAGTAAGATCAAGATTTATCTGCGAGGTGCAAAAGCTAAAAAAAGAAGAAAAAAAGCTTGATCTTAACATTCAAAATTTAGATCTAAAAGAAATCTTAAATTTTCTCAAAAATAATGAAAATTTAGATAAACTTGACCTCATGCAAACCATTTCTACTTTAAGCACAGAGGCGATAAAAGAGCTAAATTTAAGCGAAAAAGAGCTTGAACTTTTTTTTAATGCCTATGAGTTAGCAAGACTTAACTCAAAGCCCAGTGTTTTACTCAGCACTCTTTTGCTATCCTTATATGAAGGAAAAAAATGAAAATTTATAAGATCAATGAAAATACCGATTTTAACATTATTTGCAAGCTTATAAGCCCTGAGAAAATGGGTGCAATAATTATGAGTAAAAAGGCTAGGCTTCATTTTTTTTATATCAAAGGGCTTTCAAACACAGCCTTAAACATACTAAAACAAGACGCACTAAGTCTTGGAGCTGAGCTTATAACGCACAAGGAGGTCATCACTCACAAGGCTCAAAATAGCCCCTCCTTACTCATAGCAAATGAAAATCAGCTTTCAAAGCTCATAGAAAAGGAAAAAAAACAAGGCTTTAAGCTAAAAGACTTGGCTAAATTTTTACAAAAGAGCTTTAAAAAGCCCAAAGTTGCAAAGCTTATGGGTGTTTTAAATATCAACAATGACAGCTTTAATCCAAGCAGCAGGGTTAGCGAGGCTGATTTTATCCAAAAACTTGAGGCTATGCTCGAGTTAAAGCCTGATTATATAGACCTTGGAGCAGTTTCATCGCGTCCTGGTAGCTCTTATGTAGGAAGCAAGGAAGAACAAGATAGGCTAAAAGGCATTTTTAAGCTCATTTCTAAGCATGATTATACTAAATTTGCTAAATTTAGCCTTGATAGCTTTGATGAGCTTAGTCTTAAAAGAGCCTTAGATCTTGGTTTTAAGATGATAAATGATATCACAGGGCTTAAAAATGAGAATTTAGCCAAATTAGCCAAAGAATATGAGTGCGAATACTGCCTTATGCACATGCAAAATGAGCCCTCAAATATGCAAATAAATCCTAAATATGATGATTTGCTAGGAGAAATTGAGGATTTTTTTGCCCAAAAGCTTGAAATTCTTAAAAGCTACGGGGTTGAAAAAGTGGTGCTTGATGTGGGAATTGGCTTTGGTAAAAGTGCTGAACATAATTTAATTTTAATCAAGCATTTAGAGCATTTTTTGCAGTTTGAAAAGCCCTTGCTTGTGGGAGCAAGTAGAAAAAGCTTGATAAATGAGTATTTTAAAAGCGAGGTTCAAAACCGCCTAGCTGGCACTCTTTTTTTACATTTAAAAGCCTTTGAAAATGGGGCGAGCATTTTAAGGGTGCATGATTTATACGAACATAAACAAATTTTAGCCCTGCACGAGGCTATGGATAAGATTTTTATTTAAGGGAGGATAAATGCAATTAGAACTAAAAGATATGGGAGCTATTAAAG is a window of Campylobacter sp. MIT 99-7217 DNA encoding:
- the hemW gene encoding radical SAM family heme chaperone HemW, with product MHLYLHIPFCESKCHYCAFTSLRLKDEKAYMDALLKDLISKKSLFEKEKITTLFIGGGTPSCVKARHFERIFDFLQPFLASKCELTSEANPSSASFNWLKKMKELGLNRLSFGAQSFNEKKLHFLGRIHSSKQIFKAFENALKAGFKNLNIDLIYDTKLDDKKMLEFELKELSKLDFLTHVSAYSLSIEKNTAFAKRPKFKKNAPLLASFFIKELEKLGFKQYEISNFCKKGFKCKHNLAYWQGKNYLACGLSGVSFYENARFYTRPNLKAYIKEPLFRSKELLSKQDLNLEHLFLGLRSCVGIKKARLDESTLQRANLLLEEKKLEFKRGSFFNKNFLLADELVLFLQS
- the tatB gene encoding Sec-independent protein translocase protein TatB, producing the protein MSMGEIIVILVVAILVLGPEKLPSTAVQIAKILRALKRQVDDAKESIEKELRISELKEEAKKYKDEMSEYNQNIRKKLSFEEFDELKENILKEKKAIDTSLEEIAQDLKELGQKEEPKSEINTENLASSNTRDKPKLVSNLDSSSQNKTENQNV
- the queA gene encoding tRNA preQ1(34) S-adenosylmethionine ribosyltransferase-isomerase QueA, encoding MNEDLFLKNYDYFLPKELIASKPLEDKEQTRLLIYERSKDKIIHTKFKYLQDFLPNCAIIFNDTKVIKARIFAKKPSGKLCELFFHKNLSQNEFLVQIKGRVKKGDFLDLEKGIKIKILKLNEDGTRVVRFIKNELFLKDSEVFSLLEKIGHIPLPPYIKRADEKDDEKDYQSIFAKNLGAVAAPTASLHFDEKILKKLAKNHDFYTLTLHVGAGTFKGVECENIKDHFMHKEAYELEKKLIELIKSKEPMLCVGTTTTRAIEYFVRTKLEKGWCDLFLNPFNKPLRVNHLLTNFHLPKTSLIMLVASFIGRKKTLELYEEAIKEKYRFYSYGDAMLLV
- a CDS encoding nucleotidyltransferase; translation: MLEFSPLKQEFKEYQSYYLKHFLKQGSFSLYHSKEIDKLIKKAFHILLEDFFEDFFEDFLPENIPLCIIATKQYSDFKLCANEAINLLFIYKDIKGFNVKPMIKALISALNDLDLVIQAQICELNGLLSKNAHELDILGTRYLCGSKYLFKNAKEKFKLILDSKKNEYALNLFEYFQSNHVPFIKQEFSIQRDFGGLNDYANLDSLLALFKDSPKNYALHFISEKELSELRLAMDFLLSLKSAMNIQSKKDTDTLFLSELDELCTLMQKKDKKNLDAKESLLKKAMQSLHCVGIYTHFLAQKIKEKNYKTDFKIINENFTEKNGLLATNKNFTSLKSALKALLELEDKDYQIDMSLIFALKRIKINKKNLEESLSEFKQIFYKKHSFTILKALLDSSLLEILCKPFYETRFLLDEEHVLSRDENALLCLQEFERSFDEFEELKSLNEDERAVAKLSIFMSAIEEENEISLANIYRAYALKLDIKGDILEFGLKLFKNFKLMKDIILKEDIYNETIIFNLISRLEKPKYLKILYILTLINARALQDKNHFFYKSLDTLLANAKEGFLDESFLDESQRRVKKEQTLKRSKVFLEANTLLQDKITHIKSNLFFIKNSFEDIVKIAKIAQENEFKFWFNNDKNLIFEMCANSKLDLENILQALSHLNLIFMSFFPLFDDKFYLKFEYDNIISNEQKERLESLLSSNLQSKTKAKLKKPNIKKDELKFDFEYSKTYVKLNLNTKDEQGLMAYLMSVFNEFELILSAAKIQTIRQRTRNTFYFLKTPNLIENEEKILKTLISE
- the tatC gene encoding twin-arginine translocase subunit TatC; its protein translation is MFEELKPHLVELRKRLFISVACVFVLFFACFGFNEYITKILTLPLERVLPQGANQVNFIELTEPFFNAVKVSFFTAFLLSMPVIFWQFWKFVAPGLYDNEKRLVVPFVVCASIMFLLGASFCYFIAVPMAFDFFVVFGQAHNLNPNITIAPYIDFLIKLMLAFGLGFELPIITFFLAKLGLVNDAMLKRHFRVAILVIFIFAAFMTPPDVLSQLLMAGPLCLLYGISIFVAKKVNPASKEDDENLEQDTNE
- the glmS gene encoding glutamine--fructose-6-phosphate transaminase (isomerizing), with product MCGIVGYIGKKEKKSLIINGLKELEYRGYDSAGLAVLKDEELSFFKAVGKLNNLANKCENFESNGLGLAIGHTRWATHGKPNEINAHPHLGQYSCVIHNGIIENYKELKEKLEKEGVSFLSQTDTEVIVALFEHYAKNLEAWQAFEKCVHELRGAFAILLISKKDKEKIFFAKNAAPLIVGKNAQNELFFSSGDAPLIGHCEDVIYLEDLSFGYASKDELTIYENNKLKTPVFTKLPQDKSYAQKDGFRFFMEKEIYEQSRVLSEVLMGRVEGGEIVFDELKDENLKELSEITLCACGTSYHAALASAYLFERVAKVKTKVEIASEFRYKDALITPNSLFIVISQSGETADTLEALKIAKQKGAKTFAICNVDNSSIVRLAHLSILTRAGIEKGVASTKAFASQMLTLWAISLYIAKEKGFDIHEHLQALLHTPNVVVVSPTLHERIRRLSKRYLDGHGFFFIGRDVFYPLALEGALKLKELSYLHAEGYASGEMKHGPIALADSKLYTIALMPQHLLYEKVKSNVEELIARDSTLLCISALDFDLSDDLIKINPQKHYMNEFFEMMLVLQLLALEISIRLGNDVDMPRNLAKSVTVE